One Pangasianodon hypophthalmus isolate fPanHyp1 chromosome 7, fPanHyp1.pri, whole genome shotgun sequence genomic window, AGtgggtttcacacacacacacacacacacacacacacactctctctcacacacacacacacacattcttctaTCACATTATATAATGACGAATGGGCAGGTCCCTTATTATAAGATAATAGTGTTGCATTATATAGTAACAgatgggtgtggcctaaatgGTGTGATTATAATTATGTGTTGTTATAAGATAATAatcaaacactgactcactgaacaacagaggagtgaatctcagctgtgaacaaaatgattcactgaatcaaacactgactcactgaacaacagaggagtgaatctcagctgtgaacaaaatgattcactgaatcaaacaCTGACTCATTGAACAACAGAGAAGTGAATCTCAGCTGTGaacaaaatgattcactgattcaaacactgactcgcTGAACAacagaggagtgaatctcagctgtgaacaaaatgattcaaaatgattcactgaatcaaacactgactcactgaacaacagaggagtgaatctcagctgtgaacaaaatgattcactgattcaaacactgactcattGAACAacagaggagtgaatctcagctgtgaacaaaatgattcactgattcaaacactgactcattGAACAACAGAGAAGTGAATCTCAGCTGTGaacaaaatgattcactgattcaaacactgactcattGTACAacagaggagtgaatctcagctgtgaccaaaatgattcactgaatcaaacaCTGACTCGCTGAACAacagaggagtgaatctcagctgtgaccaaaatgattcactgaatcaaacaCTGACTCATTGAACAacagaggagtgaatctcagctgtgaccaaaatgattcactgattcaaacactgactcgcTGAACAacagaggagtgaatctcagctgtgaccaaaatgattcactgaatcaaacaCTGACTCGCTGAACAacagaggagtgaatctcagctgtgaccaaaatgattcactgattcaaacactgactcattGAACAacagaggagtgaatctcagctgtgaacaaaatgattcactgattcaaacactgactcattGAACAACAGAGAAGTGAATCTCAGCTGTGaacaaaatgattcactgattcaaacactgactcattGTACAacagaggagtgaatctcagctgtgaccaaaatgattcactgaatcaaacaCTGACTCGCTGAACAacagaggagtgaatctcagctgtgaccaaaatgattcactgaatcaaacaCTGACTCATTGAACAacagaggagtgaatctcagctgtgaccaaaatgattcactgattcaaacactgactcgcTGAACAacagaggagtgaatctcagctgtgaccaaaatgattcactgaatcaaacaCTGACTCGCTGAACAacagaggagtgaatctcagctgtgaacaaaatgattcactgaatcaaacaCTGACTCGCTGAACAacagaggagtgaatctcagctgtgaccaaaatgattcactgaatcaaacaCTGACTCGCTGAACAacagaggagtgaatctcagctgtgaccaaaatgattcaaactgattcaaacactgactcgcTGAACAacagaggagtgaatctcagctgtgaacaaaatgattcactggttcaaacactgactcattGTACAacagaggagtgaatctcagctgtgaccaaaatgattcactgattcaaacactgactcgcTGAACAacagaggagtgaatctcagcTGTGAACAAAATGATTCACTAATTCAACAACAGAAGAGTGAATCTTTGTAAAGACCGGAAGActtatttgttcatttgaaaACTAACGAGATAAAAATGAGTTAAATGATTCACAGTGAGTGAAGTTGTAAAACTTGCTGCAGCAACTGAACGAAATGAACGACTCGACGTACGGCAGTGACTGATACTGATTCATTCAGTTTACTGACTCATTCAGAAAGATTGAATCATTTGCTGATGAAATCTCTACTGCATATATGTCATACTGTTTATACGTttataactctgtgtgtgtgtgtgtgtgtgtgtgtgtgtgtgtgtgtgtgtgtgtgtgtgtgtgtgtagggcagAGAAGATCCCAGCTGCCCTGTACTCCTCCTACACTGAGTCCTGTATGAGACAGCAGCAGGGAGAAGGTGAGTCTCTACAGCAAGACTTTCATACTCAAACCTGGGACACTGTGTTTATAGCTTCCATTTACACGTGCAGCCTTAACACAGTATTTTACCCTGAtgaacacattcacacttacaCTGGAAGTCCCATTACAGTCACCATTACACAGGAGGTAACAGGTTTTGTCCTGTTACATCAACTCGTTTAATCTTCCTGTGATATTAATGTCCTGATATAGTCCTgcatagatgtgtgtgtgtgtgtgtgtgtgtgtgtgtgtgtgtgtgtgtgttacaggtgtgtgtgacgCACAGGAGCAGGACCCTCAGGTTGGTGTTCACACTCAGTTGCTGCAGCTGAGGAGGTTATTGTCTACTGGAGCTGCTGAaggaggtatacacacacacacacacacacacacacacacacagaggaagttGATGTGTATGTCATTATGACACATGAACCAaaagatatattatatattatatattatatattatatacctATATCAGGAAAAGGGTTTTTCAGGGAtaaaagtgggcggagctttaAGCCTTCCTCTAAGATGATTGGATAAATGCAGTGATCCTGAGTAGACAATAACAGTGAATTAGtgatcatcttcatcttcttaaattcatcatcatcatcttacaTTCTTACTGTAGTTGAGAACTTTATCCCAGTTATAAATGCTTGGTTTCTGTAGAACGTCCTGTACATTATCCTGTAGAACGTGTGGAACGTTAATAGAATCTGATCTCAGCTAATCGATATATCGGTGTGTCATGACGTGTCTCAGAGGTGCGAGCGCAGGTCGCCCTGCTGTCTCAGACGCTGAGCCGTGTGTGTGATCACCTGGACCAGCAGCGCGAGTGTGAGAGCATAACGCTGACCCTGGAcccacacactccttcacacacacctcctgtaagaaagcacacacacacacacacacacagctgatctTAGAACACAATAATATTCAGACTGTGTGTTAATttatctctgtgtttgtgtgtttgtgtgtgtgtgtgtgtttgtttgtctgtgtttgtttgtctgtgtgtgtgtgtgtgtgtgtgtgtgtgtgtgtgtgtgtgtgtttgaggttgtAAATGTGATCCTGCAGGgtttctgtgagtgtgtgctggCTGCGTGTAGAGTCGCTCCTCCAAACAGGTAAAGTGTGTCTGATTatcttatttgtgtgtgtgtgtgtgtgtgtgtgtgattacagttaCTCTGACACACAGTCAGTGTTGAATTtcaccctctgtgtgtgtgtgtgtgtgtgtgtgtgtgtgtgtgtgtgtgtaggcagtgTCAGTGGGTTGGAGTGTTTCTGAAGATGTTAATAGGACACACccagctgtacacacacatcctgCACAGACTTCTGCAACTACTGTacctccaggtaacacacacacacacacacacacacacacacacacacacacacacacttcctctctctctctctctctctctctctctctttctttccttattgTAGTATATAACAGTGATGAAGCAGCATTACACTGACTGCCACTAGATGGCGctaatcactcaaaaatataatCACAGGTCTAATTCAACTGAACTGAATTTACTGTTTGTACAGCcgtggtgatgtgtgtgtgatgtgtgtgtgtgtgtctgtgtgtgatgtgtgtgtgtgtgatgtgtgtgtgtgatgtgtgtgtgtctgtgtgatgtgtgtgtgtctgtgtgatgtgtctgtgtgatgtgtctgtgtgatgtgtgtgtgtgatgtgtgtgtgtgtgtgtgtgatgtgtgtgtgtgtgatgtgtgtgtggtgtgtgtgtgtgtgtgtgtgtgtgtaggggccGTCTCTCTCCCCCGCCCATGTCCTGGCCCTGGCGGTGCTGGTGGTGGAGCTGCATGTGTGCAGAGATCAGTCTCCCCCAGTGCACCTGTCTCACtccacctgtctcacacactccacctgtctcacacactccacctgtctgtctccatcCGAGGCCCTGAGTGATGCTTTACCTTTTTCCACTGCGAGTGGCATGGAGTTCTGTctcaggtctcacacacacacacacacacacacacatacgcatacgcacacgcacacacacacacacacacacacacacacgcgcacacagacacacacacagacacacacacacacacgcgcgcacacacacacacacacattttaccaaTTATGACTCAACTGTATGAAGTAATATTGtttcctgtgtgtgcgtgtgtgcgtgtgtgtgcgtgcgcgcgtgtgtgcgtgcgtgcgcgtgtgtgtgcgtgcgtgcgcgtgcgcgcgtgtgtgtgtgtgcgtgcgcgcgtgtgcgtgtgtgtgcgtgcgtgcgtgcgtgcgtgcgcgcgtgtgtgtgtgtgtgtgtgtgtgtgtgtgtgtgcaggttctGTGTGGTGGCAGTGTGTTATGCTCTGTGTAAATCCACTTCACACACTGAGGAGCTCACACACTTCATCCCCTCTCGCCTCTATAAACGGGTACGcactcatccctccatcatccctccatcatccctccatcatccctccatcatctcATTATCACTTctccatcatccctccatcatccctccatcatcagACTATCGCTTCcccatcatccctccatcatccctccatcatcccttCATTATCTCATCATTTTTCTtccatcatccctccatcatccctccatcatccctcCAGCATCTTTCTATCGCTTCTCCATTATCCTtccatcatccctccatcatctaTTCATATTTCTTCCATCATTCctccatcatccctccatcatctctatcatccctccatcatctctATCATCCTTTATTATCGTGCCATTATctatcatccctccatcatccctccatcatcccaCTCAAACATACGTCTCATCATCCCGCCATCATTTCTCCATCACTTCTCCATTATTCCTCTATTGTCCCTCCATCATCTCTCACATCATCcttatgtttttctgtgtgtgtgtccgtgtgtgtgtgtccgtgtccgtgtgtgtgtgtccgtgtgtgtgtccgtgtgtgtgtgtccgtgtgtgtgtccgtgtgtgtgtgtccgtgtgtgtgtgtccgtgtgtgtgtgtccccgtgtccgtgtgtgtgtccgtgtgtgtgtccgtgtgtgtgtccgtgtgtgtgtccgtgtgtgtgtccgtgtgtgtgtgtgtgtgtgtgtgtagttgctGTTCCTCATGCCGAGGCTTGTGCCAGAGCTGCGTTCAGGTGTGTtagcagcagagagacagaacgatgacgatgatgatgatgatggtggtgatgatgatggtgatgatgatggtgatgagtgcGCTGAtgaagaggagtgtgtgtgtgcttgggcGAGTGTGACGGACTGcaggaggagtgtgaggagcTCTGTCAAAGCACTGTGGGGACACACCACCATCAGGAACCTGCAGAAACACCCGGAACACCaggcaggacacacacacacacacacacgtgcacacacacacacgcacgcacattctctcacacacacacacacacatgcgcgcacacgcacacacacacgcacacacacacacatgcgcgcacacacgcacacacacacacacacacaaacacacgtgcacgttctcacacacacacacacacacacacgtgcacattctctctcacacacgtgcacacacacacacctgcacattctcacacacacacaaagtaaaccacacagaatcagaaacacacagagccCATCTTCTATCACACAAAGAAATTGCAGTAACCtaatgcctgtgtgtgtgtgtgtgtgtgtgtgtgtgtgtgtgtgcacgtgtgtgtgcacgtgtgtgtgcacgtgtgtgtgcacgtgtgtgtgtgtgcacgtgtgtgtgtgtgtgtgtgtgtgtgtgtgtgtgtgtgtgtttgttcagttGTCGTTCTCTGAGTGGCTGATGTTCGAGCTCCGAGTGCAGCGCAGTCGAGATGCTCTGACTGATAcagagaggtacacacacacacacacacacacacacacacacacacatacacacacatacacacacacacacacacacacacatatacacacacacacacacatacacacacacacacacacacacactctctctctgcttggTTAGTAATATAAATGAACTAACACTTAACACTTGCGTTAATCGTGTTCAGGCAGGTGTATGAGCGGTGGGCGTGTCTGCAGTGGTTcctccctctgtgtgtgagcGCAGGAGGCTGTAAAGGAAACACGGCAACAGCGTGTACACACATAATCAACGCTGTGCTGGATGCAgggtcagacacacacacacacacacacacacacacacacacacacacactgggtcgTGCAAGACAACTAAACTTCCACATGTAAAAGCTGAAAACTCCTCATCTGATATCAGACAGCTGGATGTGTTTGGAGGAGAGTGTTTGAtcatcaggagtgtgtgtgtgtgtgtgtgtgtgtgtgtgtacagtgtgtctcCAGTGCCGTATTCCCCAGCTCCACCTCACACAGACTCCTGTTGTGTAGACGTTCTGGCCAGACTGCAGGTATGCcacattgagtgtgtgtgagtgtgtgtgagtgtgtgtgagtgtgtgtgtgagtgtgtgtgagtgtgtgtgtgagtgtgtgtgagtgtgtgtgagtgtgtgtgagtgtgtgtgagtgtgtgtgagtgtgtgtgagtgtgtgtgtaaaaaccaAGTAAAAAGCTGCAGTAACAACTGATGGGTGGTGACAAAAggacacacgcgcacacacacacacacacactgcattagtGTACGTATAATATGAATTATATTGTGATAactgtgcgcgtgtgtgtatgtgtgtgtgcgtgtgtgtgtgtgatggtgtgtgtgtgtgtgtgtgtgtgtgtaggagctgcTGTGGGAGCTGCAGTTCACACGCAGcagtagagtgagagaggaggGTCTCTTCCTGTGGGATCTGATAGATCAAAGGTGCTCAGTGACCTTTGAACCCAAGAACATCAGCTCTGAGCTGGAGCTCCAGAGAACGCTGCACACCTGCAACaggtacgcacacacacacacacacacacacacacacaccaagctaTTAAAGCATTTATAAAATATCACAGTGGTAAGCACTgactcctctgtgtgtgtgtgtgtgtgtgtgtgtgtgtgtgtgtgtttgtgtgtttgtgtttgtgtgtgtgtgtgtgtttgtgtgtttgtgtgtgtgtgtgtgtgtgtgtgtgtgagacagtgtgatcCTCGCCGTTCCGTCTCCgctcctggtgtgtgtgtgtgctgctggagGAAGAAGCATACTGGACTGCACAGCGCTCATGGATCATATAAATAATCATCAGGttatactctcacacacacacacacacacacacacacacacacacacagaaaggcaGACGTGTTTCCctgttgtttgtgttgtttatttgtgttgtgtattaGAGGAGGGTGTGTTCTCCTGCCGGGCTTCTTTCCTGCTCCTTGACGACCCACTTCCTCTCAGTAAGCCCCTCCCACTTtttcacaatgtgtgtgtgtagtgattgtTGAATGATAGAATGGTGATGTGTGCTTCCACATGTGTGTAAAGTTTGTATAATTTGTGTCTGTgaacataatgtgtgtgtgtgtgtgtgtgtgtgtgtgtgtgtgtgtgtgtgtgtgttgtaggctgTGCTCAGTGCGAGTGTGAGTTGTGAGTCTCCTGTTGAAGCCGTTAATGCGACTCTGTCTCAGCTCAGTGTGCACTGCCCCCTTCTGCTGCTGGCTGCtgcggtaacacacacacacacacacacactatacacacactatacacacacacacactatacacacactatacacacacattatacacactatacacacatgcTGTACATATTCACTCACAGTGTATTGTCTTTACTGTAGTTTATAGTAGAGTttagagtgttgtgtgtgttgttgtgtgtgtgttatgggtgtgtgtgtgtgtgtgtgtgtgtagcggtggTGGGGGTGTGTCTCTCCGGTGTTGTGTTCTTTGTGGGAGCGTGTGATTGGAGGGCAGCAGCCTGAAATGCTACAGCTACTGACCAACTGCACTCAGTGGGccagcaggtaacacacacacacacacacacacacacacacacacacctacacacatacctacacacacacacctatacacacacctacacacacacacacacacacacctatacacacatatacctatacacacacctacacacacacctacacacacatacatacacctacacatacatatacacacacacacacacacacacctatacacacacacacacctacacatacatacacctacacatacatatacacacacacacctacacatacctacacacactactactgtgtatgtatgtatgtgtgtgtgtgtgtgtgtgtgtgagcaggtggGTGAGGCGTCTCCCAGGTGCTCTCCCCTCGGCTCCTGCGCTGGTGTTAGCGGTGTGTGTGCACCGAGCGGTAGAACAGCAGGGCGGCGATACTGAGCGAGTTAAAGCTGAACTTACTCTgatacagcagcacagagaggtGAGAcacgctaatgctaatgctaacgaGTGGATCTCTGACCCTGGatcagtgaggtgtgtgtgagtgtgtgagtgtgtgagcgtgtgtgtgtgagagtgtgtgagtccAACCCAGCTGATCTAGGTTTAGCTTTATCGTCCTAACATTCCCCCTTggtgttaaaatgtaaaaacatttgtgctcagtgttactgtgtgtgtgtgtgtgtgtgtgtgtgtgtgtgtgtgtgtgtgtaggtgctggTTTTTCTGCTCTTCTTCTACATAACAGACCTCCTCTCTGAACACCTTTCACCACaggtattacacacacacacacacacacacacaatatacaatatacagtacagagACTGGGTGtgtatgagatgtgtgtgtgtatgcggtGATTGTGTttagaatggtgtgtgtgtgtgtgtgtgtgtgtgtgtgtttgtagaatGCTGACTGTTGTGTTTCTAGtgatgtgaggtgtgtgtattacatgtatagttgcttgtgtgtgtagtgatgtgtaagaatgtgtgtgggtagtgatgtgtgtaatgaagtgtgtgtgtgtgtgtgtgtgtgtgttagtatgtatGTAATGAAGTGTATGGGTAGTGATGTGCGTAGTGATGtgtaatgaagtgtgtgtgtgtatgcggtGATTGTGTttagaatggtgtgtgtgtgtgtgtgtgtgtgtgtttgtagaatGCTGACTGTTGTGTTTCTAGtgatgtgaggtgtgtgtattaatgggCATGTATAgttgcttgtgtgtgtagtgatgtgtaagaatgtgtgtgggtagtgatgtgtgtgtgtgtgtgtgtgtgtaatgaagtgtgtgtgtgtgtgtgtgtgttagtatgtatGTAATGAAGTGTATGGGTAGTGATGTGCGTAGTGATGtgtaatgaagtgtgtgtgtgttgcaggctgGCGGGAGTGTGAGTCGTGCTCAAGGCCTCAGTGTTCATCTCGTCACCCTGCTGGCCGACTCGTCTGATTGGCTGTCCCTGTTCCACCAATCAGGGCGCAGTATGGAGCACACGATTATGATCTCTGTTAAATTACATAACGCTGTAACACTGTACTAATcgttaataatcacacacactaatcgttaataatcacacacactaatcgtTAATAATCACCACGACCTGACTGTGTAATTTATTCACAGAAGAGCGCAATGCCTACGCGAGGCTCGTCTCCATGGTAACCACAGACCTGTGTGCGCGGCTGATGCCGTTTGCGTTGTTCAGGTGAGGCAGCAGGTGGTTCATATTTAATCATCATACCAAACGATACTGCTGCTAAGCTCAGctcgtgcgtgcgtgtgtgtgtgtgtgtgtgtgtgtgtgtgtgtgtgtgtgtgtgtgtgtgtgtgtgtgtagcgtgttGGCGGATGTCGATGCGAGTGTGTTGAGCAGACTGATGCTGACCCCAGGGTTCCTCCCCCCAGCTGTGATGTCATACACCGCGCTGATGAAGCTCTTCCTGCTCGGACACACTGCAGACGTCAGGGCCGACACACTGcagcaggtcacacacacacacacacacacacacacacacactgcagcaggtcacacacacacacacacacacacacacacacacacacactgcagcaggtcacacacacacacacacacacacacacacacacacacactgcagcaggtcacacacacacacacacacacacacacacacacacacacacacacactgcagcaggtcacacacacacacacacacacacacacacactgcagcaggtcacacacacacacacacacacacacacacacacactgcagcaggtcacacacacacacacacacacacacacacactgcagcaggtcacacacacacacacacacacacacacacacacacacacactgcagcaggtcacacacacacacacacacacacacacacacactgcagcaggtcacacacacacacacacacacacacacacacacacactgcagcaggtcacacacacacacacacacacacacacacacactgcagcaggtcacacacacacacacacacacacacacacacacacacactgcagcaggtcacacacacacacacacacactgcagcaggtcacacacacacacacacacacacacacacacacactgcagcaggtctctcacacacacacacacacacacacacacacacacacactgcagcaggtctctcacacacacacacactgcagcaggtctctctcacacacacacacacacacacacacacacacacctgcacttcCCTCAGCTTCCACAGCGCCATCTACTGGTGTGACAATACTGTACTCAACCAtcattactctgtgtgtgtgtgtgtgtgtgtgtgtgtgtgtgtttcagatcctGTGTGGAGCTCAGCACATTGTTCTGAAGAGCATCTCTTTGACTCGCCCAGGCTCCATCACACACAGCCAGTTAAGACAGGTATACTcatcaccgtgtgtgtgtgtgtgtgtgtgtgtgtgtgcttaaaaaattttttttaaaaagcaaccATTTGGCTATAAGGTTGTCACGATACTAAAACTTTGAAACCAATCCCCAGTGTAATATCACGATTCTTAATACCAAAACAACACTctggccaaaaataaataattaaataactaaaatgaggaacacacacacacacacacacacacacacacacacacacacacacacacacacacactcatacactcttcTGGAGCCGGTGTGAGCGTCTCGTCCGTACGACTCGCACTAACGCTCGATTTGACGTACTTATAGACAAAATATGTCACATTATCagcattaaagcattaaattaaattcatcaacaataaattaacattaaattgtTACAGAAGTGAATTAACTTTGTGTGCAGCTTTGTGTACGTTGTGCGACGCCACTGTGTGTAACGTCACTCACACAACTTTAATCCACAGCAGCACAAAGTACATTTATTACCTAATTTATCAGAAAGGTGTATTACAGGTGCAGAGGTACACACCTGCAGGTGAGGGAAGTGGGAAATAATGCAGgtagaacattattattattattattattattattattattaaccaatCAGAGTGAATCTCACAAACAGCATGTCaggttctgtgtgtttattacaaaaCATCTGCATCAATATACACACTggtcaaaataaaaacatttgattgctcagtccaacacacacacacacacacacgcgcgcacacacactttgcGATTAGGTGCTGTGTGCTCCTCTGTCCTGTTCTGATCCCGTTTTTCCCTCGAGCTCGTCCCCTTTGGTCGTTATTAACGATGTTCTATTACATGTGTTACagttcaaaaataataaataaataaacagtgctgTTAAAAACAGGAGCGATAAAATCCTCCATATCGCAACACTTGAGATTCGCGGTTTATTCAGTGTTGCCAGGTCCACGGTTTTCCTGCAGCACATGAACTCtggattgtttgtttgtttgtttatttgtttgtctatttattgttAGTATGTTGGAggtttgtaaatattacatacGTTATATTAATTACTTAGACAATGCTCTTCAGCGTTAGGGttaaaatgcactatataaaGTGGAGTAAATGGGTTTGTGAGGAATGTTTTAGGATTTTGGTGTCATGTTGCTTCCGTCACCTGGCAACCGATTTATTCCTCCAGACAGTTAGCATGCGAGCAGCTCGATACGCCGCCTGCGCTGTTCTGTCTTCCAGCTGACGGTCTGTTTACTAACCCACTGCTCTGGCCTTTAATCaggggaagagtgtgtgtgtgtgtgtttgaaaacaatctctctctctctctctttctgtctatctgtctgtcattcactctctttctttctttctctctggctgcctgtctctctctctctttctatctgtctgtctctccttccttctttctctctggctgactgtctctccttccttctttctctctggctgactgtctctccctctttctttctttctctctctttgtctctgtctgtctttctctctctctctctggctgcctgtatctctgtctctctccctctttttctttctctctctctctctctctggctgcctgtatctctctctgtctctctctttctctctctctctctggctgcctgtatctctctctgtctctctctttctctctctctggctgcctgtatctctctctgtctctctctttctctctctctctctctctggctgcctgtatctctctctgtctctctctttctctctctctctctctctggctgcctgtatctctctctgtctctctctctctctcagatggaGGAGGAGTGTATGGAGCTCGACCCCGAGGTGGCAGCTGCGCTCTCGGCTCTGATGAACCctgatgacctttgacctgcaGGACTTCTCGGTGATGAGAAGACTTCTCCCGTTTGTCACTTTGTCGCTCATGATGAACTCTGAGCTCTGCaggaggattgtgggtaattaTAGCGAGCTGCGATTGACATGGACACGCAAAGGAATTCTGGGAAGTCCGCTCGGCGcagcaggaaacaggaagtaaacagaCTTGACTGTTCTGTGATGATGTGAAtgcaataaaacacagtgaTGCAGTGAAGTGCACTTAAAAGTGTGTTTAGTGGTCACTTTAGGCTGTAGGGCGCATCGGAGCGACCGCTCAGTCCGCCGTGTTGCTCTGTACCTgaccggtacacacacaca contains:
- the LOC113525787 gene encoding Fanconi anemia group A protein isoform X2; this translates as MRYIRTLSSRLGRKRRLQSHSELQEASISLINHNQNISALLQETAAGAGGDTHTCEVSSALDDGSKLRVGEIRANVLECELRRQADELCVPVSVLSVRMVMDRIAALQGDRDSAMISSAHKAELILLLHAARELLNVGVFSPKLFWQEYWKSQPVLEVVYRLHTEELLPLQYTLTSESGVCVWLVSQLQSLCECRVTEEEGDVRHHILSTVVCVLVRVGFEDVQDSSVSHSCCSVLDSMLSWLLDSLENTHTSHTSHTSHTTDPSHTSHTTDPSHTSHTTDPSHTSHTTDPSHTSHTTDPSHTTHTTHTTHTTDPSHTSHTTHTSHTTDPSHTSHTTDPSHTTHTTHTTDPSHTSHTTDPSHTSHTTDPSHTTHTTHTTDPSHTSHTTDPSHTSHTTDPSHTSHTTGPSQRVPAAAVWLRVFETSVFGVSVSEDAVRRFFTHTLTHTLTHRPRLKVSDAIAMQSQWSFAKTSPLMTSLLCKVCVVFSMEEVCSHLQQVLETLEVNWQNVLSCISTLLVYHTHTQACLKELLSRLLSSAFHSYDVEKMITAFLLARQGALEGPAIFPSYSDWFKISFGGASGYHGNSKKSLVFLLKFLSDLVPFDPPQYLKVHVMHPPYVPGKHRSLLQEFISLSRTRLSDLKVSVEQMGMYEVVSGAATEVQPECVAQQDVEKALALFQSTGRISATVMEASIFRRPYFLSRFLPALLTPRVLPEKPDNRMAFIEALRKAEKIPAALYSSYTESCMRQQQGEGVCDAQEQDPQVGVHTQLLQLRRLLSTGAAEGEVRAQVALLSQTLSRVCDHLDQQRECESITLTLDPHTPSHTPPVVNVILQGFCECVLAACRVAPPNRQCQWVGVFLKMLIGHTQLYTHILHRLLQLLYLQGPSLSPAHVLALAVLVVELHVCRDQSPPVHLSHSTCLTHSTCLTHSTCLSPSEALSDALPFSTASGMEFCLRFCVVAVCYALCKSTSHTEELTHFIPSRLYKRLLFLMPRLVPELRSGVLAAERQNDDDDDDDGGDDDGDDDGDECADEEECVCAWASVTDCRRSVRSSVKALWGHTTIRNLQKHPEHQLSFSEWLMFELRVQRSRDALTDTERQVYERWACLQWFLPLCVSAGGCKGNTATACTHIINAVLDAGVSPVPYSPAPPHTDSCCVDVLARLQELLWELQFTRSSRVREEGLFLWDLIDQRCSVTFEPKNISSELELQRTLHTCNSVILAVPSPLLVCVCAAGGRSILDCTALMDHINNHQRRVCSPAGLLSCSLTTHFLSAVLSASVSCESPVEAVNATLSQLSVHCPLLLLAAARWWGCVSPVLCSLWERVIGGQQPEMLQLLTNCTQWASRWVRRLPGALPSAPALVLAVCVHRAVEQQGGDTERVKAELTLIQQHREVLVFLLFFYITDLLSEHLSPQAGGSVSRAQGLSVHLVTLLADSSDWLSLFHQSGRKERNAYARLVSMVTTDLCARLMPFALFSVLADVDASVLSRLMLTPGFLPPAVMSYTALMKLFLLGHTADVRADTLQQILCGAQHIVLKSISLTRPGSITHSQLRQMEEECMELDPEVAAALSALMNPDDL